The stretch of DNA AGGTTCCTACAGGTCTCGACCGACGAGGTATACGGCAGCAGGATGGAGGGCAAGTTCAACGAGGAGGATCCGCTCGATCCCAGCAATCCATACTCCGCCAGCAAAGCCGGGGCGGATCTGATGGCAAGGGCCTATTTCAAAACCTTTAACCTGCCCGTCCTTATAACCAGAGGCTGTAACACCATAGGGCCGTATCAGTATCCGGAAAAAGTTGTGCCGCTGTTCACCACCAACGCCATAGATAACCTGCCGTTGCCGATATACGGGGACGGGAGAAACGTAAGGGATTACATATTCGTCCATGACATATGCTCCGCCATAGCAGAAGTTCTGGAAAAGGGTAAGCCAGGCGAGGCCTATAACATCGGGACAGGAGGCGAAAACGAGAGATCGGTGATCCAGGTGGCCCGGGCGATCCTCTCCATTTTGGGCAAACCCGAAAGCCTGATAAGATTTGTGGAGGATAGACCCGGACATGACAAAAGATACCCGATGGATGTCTCCAAGCTGAGATCGCTCGGGTGGAGACACCGATACTCCTTCGAGGAGGCGCTGGAGATAACCGTCAGATGGTATGTGGAGAACCAAAGCTGGTGGAGGGAGATAAAGGCCAAAGACCCCTGGTTCAAAAAGAGGGAATAGATAACCTTCAATAGCCCGTGAGCCTATATCTGCCTCCCTCCTCGCTCTGGAAGCTGATCAGCTTTCCCTCCGATTCCCACTCGATTTGCCTACCGCTCTCATCCGTCACATCCAATTTCCCCCATTCCCTCGGCCTAAGCAGGCGGAACTCACCTCCCTTCGTGCTCAGCACCTCGACGTCCCGTATCCTTCCGCCCTTCAACTTCGCCGATATGAGAAACCCGCCGACCGCTCGCAGGTTCCAGAATTCGGCGTCGAGCTCCCTCGGCCAAGCGGGGAAAAGCCTTATGATCCCGTTCACGCTCTGGATCAGCAGCTCCGAGACGGCCATTGTGGCTCCGAACATC from Candidatus Poribacteria bacterium encodes:
- the rfbB gene encoding dTDP-glucose 4,6-dehydratase, whose product is MKCALVTGGAGFIGSHFVRFLLEKYDCKVVNYDLLTYAGNVRNIADLMDNPRHTFIRGDIRDMDHVERVMFDYEVDTVVNFAAESHVDRSILDPGSFIRTDVYGTYVLLEVSRRCGIERFLQVSTDEVYGSRMEGKFNEEDPLDPSNPYSASKAGADLMARAYFKTFNLPVLITRGCNTIGPYQYPEKVVPLFTTNAIDNLPLPIYGDGRNVRDYIFVHDICSAIAEVLEKGKPGEAYNIGTGGENERSVIQVARAILSILGKPESLIRFVEDRPGHDKRYPMDVSKLRSLGWRHRYSFEEALEITVRWYVENQSWWREIKAKDPWFKKRE